One Oryza sativa Japonica Group chromosome 8, ASM3414082v1 DNA window includes the following coding sequences:
- the LOC136351621 gene encoding LRR receptor kinase BAK1-like translates to MDHMDTDEPNAVRGTIGHIAPEYLSTGIISEKTDVFGYGIMLLELITGQRAFDLARLANDDDVMLLDWVKGLLKEKRLEMLVDPDLQSNYIDVEVESLIQVALLCTQGSPTERPKMAEVVRMLEGDGLAERWEEWQKIEVVRQEVELVGNSHTLFI, encoded by the exons ATGGATCACATGGATACCGATGAACCAAATGCAGTACGTGGAACAATTGGGCATATCGCACCAGAATATCTTTCAACTGGAATTATCTCTGAGAAAACTGATGTATTTGGTTATGGGATTATGCTTTTGGAGCTTATTACAGGACAACGTGCCTTTGACCTTGCTCGTCTAGCCAatgatgatgacgtcatgctaCTGGACTGG GTAAAAGGATTACTCAAGGAGAAACGGCTGGAGATGTTGGTTGATCCAGATCTACAGAGCAACTACATTGATGTTGAGGTAGAATCACTAATCCAGGTTGCTCTTCTTTGCACACAAGGCTCCCCCACAGAACGCCCTAAGATGGCGGAGGTGGTGAGGATGCTTGAAGGTGATGGCCTTGCCGAGAGATGGGAGGAGTGGCAGAAGATAGAAGTAGTACGGCAGGAGGTAGAGCTTGTTGGGAATAGTCACACATTGTTTATTTAG
- the LOC4344787 gene encoding CRS2-associated factor 1, mitochondrial gives MLLLAGLLRRARPPRRPSVRRLSGLLDRYGFVPPASLTPHSASDDGGAKKRRPKKPPYRPPSSLDRGGRPAARSDLPFDFRFSYTESSPGDKPIGLREPKYSPFGPGRLDRPWTGLCAPAVDTTLRDAHADDPAPAAERELEEARRRERERVLGEPLTPAERAFLVSKCQKSRTKKQINLGRDGLTHNMLNDIHNHWKNDEAVRVKCLGVPTVDMQNVCHQLEDKTGGLIIHRHGGQLILYRGRHYNPKKRPVIPLMLWKPAEPVYPRLIKTTIEGLTVEETKEMRKKGLYVPVLTKLAKNGYYASLVPMVRDAFLTDELVRIDSKGLPKSDYRKIGVKLRDLVPCIIVSFDKEQIIVWRGKDYNGTIQDNTQKTSVSVLEEESAGAESENGDQEQASSDWASDECSQLSSSDEMPDDKSAISEADSD, from the exons atgctcctcctcgccggcctcctccgccgcgcccgcccgccgcgccgcccctccgTCCGCCGCCTCTCCGGCCTCCTCGACCGCTACGGCTTCGTGCCACCCGCCTCCCTCAccccgcactccgcctccgacgacggcggcgccaagAAGCGGCGCCCCAAGAAGCCCCCCTACCGGCCACCCTCCTCGCTGgaccgcggcggccgccccgccgcgcgctccGACCTCCCCTTCGACTTCCGGTTCAGCTACACCGAGAGCTCCCCGGGGGACAAGCCCATCGGGCTCCGCGAGCCCAAGTACTCCCCGTTTGGccccggccgcctcgaccgcccaTGGACGGGCCTCTGCGCCCCCGCCGTCGACACCACGCTCCGCGACGCCCACGCCGACGACCCGGCCCCCGCCGCCGAGAGGGAGCTCGAggaggcgcgccgccgcgagcggGAGCGCGTGCTCGGCGAGCCGCTCACCCCCGCCGAGCGCGCCTTCTTGGTTAGCAAGTGCCAGAAGAGCCGCACCAAGaagcagatcaatctcg GGAGAGATGGGCTCACTCACAACATGCTAAATGACATACATAATCACTGGAAGAACGACGAGGCGGTCAGGGTGAAATGCCTCGGCGTGCCGACGGTTGATATGCAGAATGTGTGCCATCAGCTTGAG GATAAAACTGGTGGCCTTATCATCCACAGGCATGGTGGTCAGTTGATATTGTACAGGGGACGGCATTATAATCCAAAGAAAAGACCTGTTATTCCGTTAATGCTGTGGAAGCCAGCTGAACCTGTATACCCGAGGCTAATTAAAACAACAATAGAAGGACTGACAGTTGAGGAGACAAAGGAAATGAGGAAGAAAGGCCTATATGTTCCTGTTTTGACGAAGCTAG CCAAGAATGGGTATTACGCTAGTCTTGTTCCAATGGTTCGGGATGCCTTTTTGACTGATGAGTTGGTCCGGATAGATTCTAAAGGATTGCCAAAAAGTGATTATCGGAAAATTGGAGTCAAGCTCAGG GACCTTGTTCCTTGCATAATTGTCTCTTTTGACAAAGAGCAGATTATTGTTTGGAGGGGAAAGGATTATAATGGAACCATACAGGATAATACACAGAAGACATCTGTTTCAGTTCTCGAAGAAGAGAGTGCAGGAGCTGAGAGCGAGAACGGTGATCAGGAACAAGCATCAAGCGACTGGGCTTCTGATGAGTGCTCTCAGTTGAGTAGCTCTGATGAAATGCCAGATGACAAATCAGCTATTTCTGAGGCAGACTCTGATTAG